A genomic window from Euryarchaeota archaeon includes:
- a CDS encoding polysaccharide biosynthesis protein, with amino-acid sequence MADDLGRKGDEARLIHGLRVTPRRRLAFFIGVDGILVSTAVLVTFLLRFQGNLGTIGLDRVAIVAGLCAAATVSTFIAFGLYRISWAFFGLRDAVKLTLAMLAATAVVATVAQAWYVVDPATAFPRTLVLIQAPLSLLFIASFRLAKRLRRIVVSGALQEGTRTLIVGAGEAGVQVLKSIQESTTRTDYHVVGFIEDDALAHSTAILGVPVLGPTSALGQKLRETGASAVVICVPDASGEFVADVVETCRANGIQKVRIVPTLRELMDDSFTIESTRDVRVEDLIGRDPVKINPDDLHGLIAGKRVLVTGAAGTIGAELCRQVVAFGPSTITVLDTDESRLHDLGMELRTIATTVRIHEALVDVRNARALEGLLHRERPQLVFHAAAYKHVPMMEAWPIQALDVNVLGTANVMYAAQGAGCESFVLISTDKAVDPSSVMGASKRLAELVVFSAVGKTQGSMKKAAVRFGNVLGSRGSVLTIFEKQIQRGGPVTVTHPDVERYFMVTSEAVSLVLQAAAMGDGEELFVLEMGKPVRILRIAEGFIRLHGLEPGKDIKVEFTGLRPGERLQETLTYPSEPLSATKHPFVLRARAEAAANPDEILEPVRKIVLAGDEEAARSFLLSHFPRMGQAALAPAPSAGAPTADQRLTR; translated from the coding sequence ATGGCGGACGATTTGGGACGGAAAGGCGACGAGGCGCGCCTAATTCACGGCTTGCGGGTGACGCCACGCCGTCGGTTGGCGTTTTTCATCGGGGTGGACGGGATCCTCGTCAGTACCGCGGTCCTCGTCACCTTCCTCCTCCGTTTCCAAGGCAACTTGGGCACGATCGGCCTCGACCGCGTCGCGATCGTCGCCGGACTCTGCGCGGCCGCGACCGTCTCGACTTTCATTGCATTCGGCCTCTACCGCATCAGTTGGGCGTTTTTCGGGCTCCGGGACGCGGTGAAGCTCACCCTGGCGATGCTCGCCGCCACCGCCGTGGTCGCTACCGTCGCCCAGGCTTGGTACGTCGTAGACCCGGCGACCGCCTTCCCGCGGACCCTAGTCCTGATCCAGGCACCCTTGTCGCTACTTTTCATCGCGTCTTTCCGGCTGGCCAAGCGATTGAGGCGGATCGTCGTGAGCGGGGCGCTCCAGGAAGGAACGCGCACGTTGATCGTCGGAGCCGGCGAAGCGGGCGTGCAGGTCCTGAAAAGCATCCAGGAATCGACGACGCGCACTGATTACCACGTCGTCGGTTTCATTGAGGACGATGCACTCGCCCATTCTACCGCGATCCTCGGCGTCCCCGTCCTTGGACCCACCTCCGCCCTTGGGCAGAAACTGCGCGAGACGGGCGCCTCGGCAGTCGTCATATGCGTCCCGGACGCAAGCGGGGAGTTCGTCGCAGACGTCGTCGAGACGTGCCGGGCGAACGGCATCCAAAAGGTGCGCATCGTCCCGACGCTGCGGGAACTCATGGACGACTCGTTCACTATCGAATCCACGAGGGACGTCCGCGTAGAGGATCTGATAGGCCGGGACCCGGTCAAGATCAACCCGGACGACCTGCACGGTCTCATCGCGGGCAAACGTGTCCTCGTGACGGGCGCGGCCGGGACCATAGGCGCAGAATTGTGCCGACAAGTGGTGGCCTTCGGCCCCTCGACGATCACCGTCCTGGACACTGACGAGAGCCGGCTCCACGACCTCGGCATGGAGCTTCGGACAATCGCGACTACGGTCCGAATACACGAGGCGCTCGTCGACGTACGAAATGCCCGCGCATTGGAAGGCCTTCTACACCGCGAAAGGCCACAACTCGTCTTCCATGCGGCCGCCTACAAGCACGTTCCAATGATGGAGGCTTGGCCCATCCAGGCCCTCGACGTGAACGTCCTCGGCACGGCAAACGTCATGTACGCCGCCCAGGGCGCGGGTTGCGAAAGTTTTGTCCTCATCTCCACCGACAAGGCCGTAGACCCGTCGAGCGTGATGGGCGCGTCGAAGCGCCTCGCCGAACTGGTGGTGTTCTCCGCAGTCGGAAAGACACAGGGATCGATGAAGAAGGCCGCGGTCCGCTTCGGCAACGTCCTTGGTTCGCGCGGATCCGTACTGACCATATTCGAAAAACAGATACAACGGGGAGGGCCCGTGACGGTGACCCATCCGGACGTCGAACGCTATTTCATGGTGACCAGCGAAGCCGTCTCCTTGGTCCTCCAAGCGGCCGCGATGGGCGACGGAGAGGAACTCTTCGTTCTCGAGATGGGCAAGCCCGTGAGGATACTACGGATCGCGGAAGGTTTCATCCGCCTCCATGGCTTGGAGCCTGGAAAGGACATCAAGGTCGAATTCACCGGCCTAAGGCCCGGCGAGAGGCTTCAGGAGACTCTTACCTACCCATCGGAACCCTTGTCGGCCACGAAACACCCGTTTGTTCTTCGCGCCCGGGCCGAGGCCGCGGCGAACCCGGACGAGATCCTGGAACCAGTCAGGAAGATCGTGCTCGCGGGCGACGAAGAAGCTGCGCGGTCGTTCCTCCTCTCGCACTTTCCACGCATGGGGCAGGCCGCTTTGGCACCGGCACCATCTGCCGGAGCTCCGACCGCCGATCAACGCCTGACCCGCTAG
- a CDS encoding PIN domain-containing protein: MPVLDATFLIDSKHRPASIRPALARLRQLPGPIFVPMQAAIEYCVGASDANAAITDLALFFELVPCDTQIVREAASVAREARERGKNLSWSDLQVAATARYFGTFVVSTDRRAFGPDSVVPAWDYEREKDLPGTHES, translated from the coding sequence GTGCCGGTCCTCGACGCGACTTTCCTCATCGATTCCAAGCACAGGCCCGCATCCATCCGGCCCGCCCTGGCGCGCCTTCGCCAGTTGCCAGGCCCAATCTTCGTCCCCATGCAGGCGGCGATCGAGTATTGCGTCGGAGCGAGCGACGCCAACGCGGCGATCACAGACCTCGCGCTCTTTTTCGAACTCGTTCCCTGCGACACGCAGATTGTACGCGAGGCCGCCAGCGTGGCAAGGGAGGCGCGAGAGCGCGGAAAAAACCTTTCCTGGTCGGACCTTCAGGTCGCAGCAACCGCCCGCTACTTCGGGACCTTCGTCGTAAGCACCGACAGGCGGGCATTCGGCCCGGATTCGGTGGTTCCCGCGTGGGACTATGAACGCGAAAAGGATCTGCCCGGAACCCACGAATCGTGA
- the eif1A gene encoding translation initiation factor eIF-1A: protein MPDKKQGQLFGIADQLLGGSRLKVMCEDGKARMCRIPGKMKRRMWIREGDLVIVKPWSFQDEKADIVWRYTKTQGAYLSRKGMIPKQIDVF from the coding sequence ATGCCGGACAAGAAACAGGGACAACTTTTCGGGATCGCGGATCAGCTGCTCGGCGGGTCACGCCTCAAGGTCATGTGCGAGGACGGGAAGGCCCGCATGTGCCGCATACCGGGCAAGATGAAGCGGCGCATGTGGATACGCGAAGGCGACCTCGTCATCGTGAAGCCGTGGTCTTTCCAGGACGAAAAGGCCGACATCGTCTGGAGGTACACGAAGACGCAGGGCGCGTACCTCTCGAGGAAAGGGATGATTCCGAAGCAGATTGATGTTTTCTAG
- a CDS encoding winged helix-turn-helix transcriptional regulator, which yields MILALYRRLHERKILDNPIRQEMLALIKKSPGISVSDTARLLGVDFKTALHHSRVLADYAHVELARKGRFLRLFENHNSFGVNEKGYILAFDSEVRRKIAKLVLLEPGITQAEMRGRLDFAKSTVNFHVSRLASSGIVKAHPERPTGYVVASEIRNKVIDALVTVAETASARSVPAKGDASTPSIV from the coding sequence GTGATTCTCGCCCTCTACCGCCGTCTCCATGAGCGCAAGATTCTGGACAACCCTATCCGTCAAGAGATGTTGGCCTTGATCAAGAAGAGCCCCGGAATCTCCGTGTCTGACACGGCGCGTCTGTTGGGCGTCGACTTCAAGACCGCTCTTCATCACTCTCGTGTGCTTGCCGATTACGCCCATGTCGAGTTGGCGAGGAAGGGTCGTTTCCTTCGTCTCTTCGAGAACCACAATTCGTTTGGTGTCAATGAGAAGGGGTACATCCTCGCTTTCGATTCGGAGGTCCGGCGCAAGATCGCGAAGCTTGTGCTTCTTGAGCCCGGCATCACGCAAGCGGAGATGCGGGGCCGTCTCGATTTCGCGAAGAGCACGGTGAACTTCCACGTGTCGCGGTTGGCGTCGAGTGGGATCGTCAAGGCGCACCCGGAGCGGCCGACGGGTTATGTGGTGGCTTCGGAGATCCGTAACAAGGTCATCGACGCCCTCGTCACGGTGGCGGAGACTGCGAGCGCGCGTTCGGTGCCGGCCAAGGGCGATGCGTCTACGCCTTCTATCGTCTGA
- a CDS encoding S8/S53 family peptidase, translating into MNRSIMPISAKAHRRRMRHPTAALLAVLIISGCVAPGTPTSDAPSGVTVGAIREVGPIVVAILDTGIVPYHEFFSASYSPAAASGARARAVLSGANATTLEVSLDSTLTFEQRLEKDRDLWNSLKNDTLYEFAGTGIFAISLPSIYNPSDAQRPVYPPEYRPVFDENGHGTAMSYLARTAFPNATVVMIKIPNAYATNLPEVIGNTAAALRWVRDQQWIDIASLSFAIPGNPSTPWDSELRDSIQSLGESGKLLFVAAGNDPSPSYASVYHAPPAIIVGGVHTNQSGDDATTSRATSFVAEDVALVVDAYSANRFVLVSGTSIATPLVAGTAALLLQEIHANATRGHAQEGAMVLEALNVTANYWGPRDWTPRPGAYEDPIDTVFSGTSAPILPTPWVQMGWGYVGPEIVPAAVAYLKGESTPAPKPSEAIQYMETTYALREAYWSQRGGESPISW; encoded by the coding sequence ATGAACCGTTCCATAATGCCGATAAGCGCGAAGGCTCATCGACGCAGGATGAGGCACCCGACAGCGGCGCTTCTAGCCGTCCTAATCATATCTGGATGCGTGGCCCCTGGTACACCAACGTCAGACGCGCCTTCGGGGGTCACCGTAGGCGCGATCAGGGAGGTCGGCCCGATTGTAGTAGCAATTCTCGACACCGGCATCGTACCGTACCACGAATTCTTCTCGGCTTCCTACTCGCCGGCGGCCGCGTCGGGGGCGCGAGCGCGGGCCGTCCTTTCCGGCGCGAACGCAACCACGCTGGAAGTGTCGCTCGATTCGACGCTTACGTTCGAGCAACGATTAGAAAAAGATCGCGATTTGTGGAACAGCCTAAAGAATGACACCTTGTATGAATTCGCCGGAACCGGGATTTTCGCCATTTCACTGCCGTCGATTTACAACCCTAGCGACGCCCAGCGACCCGTGTATCCGCCGGAATACCGGCCGGTGTTCGACGAAAACGGCCACGGCACTGCTATGAGCTATCTGGCACGCACGGCGTTTCCGAACGCAACCGTAGTCATGATCAAGATCCCAAACGCCTACGCGACAAACCTCCCGGAGGTCATCGGCAACACGGCGGCGGCCCTACGGTGGGTGAGGGACCAGCAATGGATCGACATAGCCTCGTTATCATTCGCCATCCCAGGGAATCCATCGACGCCGTGGGATTCCGAGCTTCGTGATTCCATCCAATCGTTAGGCGAGAGCGGAAAACTTCTCTTCGTCGCGGCCGGGAACGATCCTTCGCCGTCATACGCATCGGTCTACCACGCGCCACCTGCAATCATTGTGGGCGGAGTTCACACTAATCAGAGCGGCGATGACGCCACAACGTCTAGAGCGACGAGTTTCGTCGCAGAGGACGTCGCCCTCGTAGTGGACGCGTATTCTGCGAACAGATTCGTCTTGGTTTCCGGCACCAGCATCGCCACCCCGTTGGTCGCCGGAACCGCTGCGCTGCTCCTACAGGAAATTCATGCGAACGCGACAAGGGGCCATGCCCAAGAGGGTGCGATGGTCCTTGAAGCGTTAAACGTCACCGCGAACTACTGGGGGCCACGCGACTGGACGCCTCGACCGGGGGCCTATGAAGATCCCATCGACACTGTCTTTAGTGGGACTAGTGCCCCCATCCTCCCCACGCCCTGGGTCCAGATGGGCTGGGGCTACGTCGGTCCCGAGATCGTCCCCGCTGCCGTCGCCTACCTCAAGGGTGAGTCGACACCCGCGCCGAAGCCATCGGAGGCCATCCAGTACATGGAGACGACGTACGCGCTTCGTGAGGCGTATTGGTCTCAACGGGGCGGCGAATCGCCCATTTCTTGGTAG
- a CDS encoding AbrB/MazE/SpoVT family DNA-binding domain-containing protein codes for MASNNPEVVRVTEKGQAIIPSRFGALFGIGAPGFVSFRIVSGRLVVEPLPTPAKMKGFMKADFGRESGVALLRRERGDDEARARRKFRL; via the coding sequence ATGGCAAGTAATAATCCCGAGGTTGTCCGAGTCACGGAGAAGGGCCAGGCGATCATCCCGTCAAGGTTTGGAGCCCTCTTCGGCATCGGGGCACCTGGCTTCGTGAGTTTTCGGATCGTCAGCGGAAGATTGGTTGTCGAGCCGCTGCCGACTCCTGCCAAGATGAAGGGCTTCATGAAGGCCGACTTTGGCCGAGAGTCGGGCGTGGCACTGCTTCGAAGGGAACGCGGCGACGATGAGGCGCGCGCCAGGCGGAAGTTCCGCCTGTGA
- a CDS encoding PIN domain-containing protein — MIVFDAEPLVAFFLDEPGADRIETFLDEVRAGRASAACSVVNLSEVRYVLARKNKGRAREALTWLQAAGVEAADAIETWDHAADIKAEHASISLGDAFALATAAERGATLIAWDEDQTSVAKAIGVKVRK, encoded by the coding sequence GTGATCGTCTTCGACGCGGAGCCGCTTGTTGCGTTCTTTCTCGACGAGCCGGGGGCCGATCGGATCGAGACTTTCCTCGACGAGGTGCGTGCCGGCAGGGCCAGCGCGGCCTGCAGTGTCGTGAACCTGAGCGAAGTCAGATACGTGCTTGCGCGGAAGAACAAGGGGAGAGCGCGTGAGGCGCTCACGTGGCTCCAGGCGGCTGGTGTAGAGGCCGCCGACGCCATTGAAACTTGGGACCATGCTGCCGACATCAAGGCGGAGCACGCTTCGATCAGTCTCGGCGACGCTTTTGCCCTCGCCACGGCAGCCGAACGTGGGGCCACTCTCATCGCCTGGGACGAGGACCAGACGTCGGTCGCCAAGGCCATCGGCGTCAAGGTCCGGAAGTGA
- a CDS encoding DUF3656 domain-containing protein, translating into MVEKPELLAPAGSFDSLRAAVENGADAVYLGGRGFHARARAVNFQDDELATAIDYAHLKGTKVYVTVNTLVRNTEFGGLGPYLKELRDLGADAIIVQDLGVVKFARHYAPDLPIHMSTQACVHNSISANLMKRMGAERVILPRELTLEEIKKMREKTEIPLETFVHGALCFSYSGQCLASSLVGGRSGNRGACAYTCRLPFQLVRDGETVAFDDGMHFLSSRDLNAIDHLPALWDAGVESFKIEGRMRRPEYVATVVSIYRRAIDRMVKGNFHLTDKERLDLMQAYNRKFTPGYYAGNPGVSFVVHDRPDNRGTELGVIEGGRGHPGGTGGSAGPDAPYGARHGYMLIRLNQPLHVGDGVEVENPDGGTGFGQAVEAMYVDGRPVQEASAGTLVAVPKKGWVVEGSKVNKTLDIILFTDAQLSYTDRQRRIGVSVRASLNAAGLVVTIADDDGNTGVGSSPAEGARGEGMTAEALKHQLKKLGDTPFKPRQFEIDVAPGLHVSLSQVNAARRAAVAALKQVRTSRYKRAPAALPAEDPSPGPAHVVDRPRLAVTVQGVKLTTAACENGADAVYYAGLDWGGDKDEWNLERIRESAEVARSHNVPFWIHFPYITRDADLEYIRTIMPDLAAMKPAGAVVGNLGALELVKEFGLKARADYPMNTYNSHALSVMKEMGFESACLSPEMTLAEMAAVAKESPIPIEAVSHGQLHLMVSEHCAIGAVEGCYTKGKHVPCRRHDYELVDEKGFRFQLVTDGKCRMHLMNSRELAMLNKLPDLVNAGIATLRMDTEGLKPETVGPILRTYRTALDELILQRESYRFNDSLWESMKANSSLPFTTGHFYRGVD; encoded by the coding sequence ATGGTAGAGAAGCCCGAGTTACTCGCTCCTGCTGGTTCTTTTGATTCGCTACGCGCCGCCGTCGAGAACGGCGCGGACGCCGTGTACCTCGGCGGCAGAGGCTTCCACGCTAGAGCGCGGGCCGTGAATTTCCAGGACGATGAACTTGCCACGGCGATCGACTACGCCCACCTCAAAGGGACCAAAGTCTACGTAACCGTCAACACGCTTGTGCGAAACACCGAGTTCGGCGGATTGGGGCCGTACCTGAAAGAGCTACGCGACCTCGGCGCGGACGCGATAATCGTGCAGGACCTCGGTGTGGTCAAGTTCGCGCGCCACTACGCGCCCGACCTGCCGATCCACATGTCCACACAGGCGTGCGTCCACAATTCGATCTCGGCGAACCTCATGAAAAGGATGGGCGCCGAGCGCGTGATCCTTCCACGAGAGCTCACGCTGGAAGAGATAAAGAAGATGCGGGAAAAAACGGAGATTCCGCTCGAGACCTTCGTGCACGGGGCCTTGTGCTTCTCCTACTCAGGCCAGTGCCTTGCCTCAAGCCTTGTCGGCGGGCGAAGCGGAAATCGGGGAGCGTGTGCTTACACGTGCCGACTTCCATTTCAACTCGTTCGCGACGGCGAGACGGTCGCCTTCGACGACGGGATGCATTTCCTTTCGAGCCGCGACCTCAACGCCATCGATCACCTCCCGGCCCTCTGGGATGCGGGTGTTGAATCGTTCAAGATCGAGGGCAGGATGCGCCGTCCCGAGTACGTCGCCACCGTGGTCTCCATCTACCGCCGCGCCATCGATCGCATGGTGAAGGGCAATTTCCATCTCACAGACAAAGAACGGTTGGACCTCATGCAGGCGTACAACCGCAAGTTCACGCCCGGTTATTACGCTGGAAACCCCGGCGTTTCGTTCGTTGTCCACGACCGGCCCGACAATCGTGGCACGGAACTCGGTGTCATCGAAGGTGGGCGCGGACACCCTGGCGGAACCGGAGGTTCCGCCGGGCCGGACGCGCCCTACGGGGCGCGTCACGGGTACATGCTCATCCGCTTGAACCAACCGCTTCACGTCGGCGATGGCGTCGAAGTCGAGAACCCGGACGGAGGCACGGGCTTTGGTCAGGCCGTGGAGGCGATGTATGTCGATGGACGCCCCGTCCAGGAGGCGTCGGCGGGCACGTTGGTGGCTGTGCCGAAAAAGGGTTGGGTCGTCGAGGGCTCGAAAGTGAACAAGACGCTAGACATCATTCTTTTCACCGACGCACAACTTTCTTACACCGATCGACAACGGCGTATCGGCGTCTCCGTCCGGGCAAGTCTCAACGCGGCCGGGCTCGTGGTCACGATAGCGGATGATGACGGGAACACCGGTGTCGGGTCGTCTCCCGCGGAAGGCGCGCGTGGCGAAGGAATGACTGCGGAGGCGTTGAAGCACCAGCTGAAGAAACTCGGGGACACGCCGTTCAAGCCGCGCCAGTTCGAGATAGACGTGGCGCCGGGCCTACACGTGAGTCTGTCGCAGGTGAACGCCGCGCGACGCGCCGCGGTGGCAGCGCTGAAACAGGTACGTACAAGTAGGTACAAGAGAGCGCCCGCGGCCTTGCCGGCCGAAGATCCATCGCCGGGGCCGGCCCACGTCGTCGACAGGCCGCGCCTCGCCGTCACGGTGCAAGGCGTGAAGTTGACGACGGCAGCTTGCGAGAACGGCGCGGATGCGGTCTACTACGCTGGACTAGATTGGGGAGGCGACAAGGACGAGTGGAACCTCGAACGGATCCGCGAATCCGCAGAAGTCGCGAGATCACACAACGTGCCGTTCTGGATACACTTCCCGTACATCACGCGAGACGCCGACCTTGAGTACATCCGCACGATAATGCCCGACCTTGCCGCCATGAAGCCTGCGGGCGCGGTCGTTGGAAACCTCGGAGCCTTGGAACTAGTGAAGGAGTTCGGGCTCAAGGCGCGCGCCGATTACCCGATGAACACGTACAACAGCCACGCGCTCTCCGTGATGAAGGAGATGGGCTTCGAATCCGCGTGCCTCTCCCCCGAGATGACGCTTGCCGAGATGGCGGCCGTGGCGAAAGAATCACCGATACCGATCGAAGCGGTCTCGCACGGCCAGTTGCACCTCATGGTGTCGGAGCACTGCGCGATCGGCGCCGTCGAAGGCTGCTACACGAAGGGAAAACACGTCCCGTGCAGGCGCCACGACTATGAACTCGTCGACGAGAAGGGATTCAGGTTCCAACTCGTCACCGACGGAAAATGCAGGATGCACCTCATGAACTCGCGAGAACTCGCGATGTTGAACAAACTCCCCGACCTCGTGAACGCCGGGATAGCGACCTTGCGCATGGACACGGAAGGGCTGAAGCCCGAGACGGTGGGGCCGATACTTCGCACGTACCGCACCGCCCTCGACGAACTCATCCTGCAGCGGGAAAGCTACCGGTTCAACGACTCGTTGTGGGAATCGATGAAGGCGAACAGCAGCCTGCCGTTCACGACGGGGCATTTTTACCGGGGCGTGGATTGA
- a CDS encoding M28 family peptidase has product MKGEAGFVLLTLATAALSGCVAPPVAPSDGIGPAAATQIPILPIDVSGSSAYDFVVSFAMGFPLRMRNLVTHEDSRDYLERELKSFGLEVVREPYTPGGDTPIPGVNIIGYKRGTEFPGHVIVLSAHYDTADSTVYGAWDDGAGSAALLELARSLSKGSWRHTIAFAFFDGEERGLQGSAAYVEEHIKTEDMEFIADITLDPPGINYPCKDPDGQFLPITILRSNNTTGPNQLIQDHVRSTFKELGFPASAYEEYVVNIYVTRVEGTPVNRGGTSDHRSFDRADIANLFIGGSVGKILGPAKVMSYGLHTPIDTLQQMEARCIGGAPVLKEAFQNILDLTLKTVEKIDADGLGLTGTDETMA; this is encoded by the coding sequence ATGAAGGGGGAAGCTGGATTCGTGCTTCTGACCTTGGCTACTGCAGCCCTTTCCGGGTGCGTAGCCCCGCCGGTGGCCCCTAGCGATGGCATAGGGCCCGCCGCCGCGACCCAAATCCCGATTCTCCCGATCGACGTCTCCGGCTCCTCCGCCTACGATTTCGTCGTGAGTTTTGCCATGGGCTTCCCGTTGCGGATGCGTAACCTCGTGACCCATGAAGATTCTCGCGACTACCTCGAGCGGGAATTGAAATCGTTCGGTCTGGAGGTGGTCCGCGAGCCCTACACGCCCGGAGGCGACACGCCCATCCCCGGCGTGAACATCATCGGTTACAAACGCGGCACCGAGTTCCCGGGACACGTGATCGTCCTCTCCGCCCACTACGACACGGCGGACAGCACCGTCTACGGCGCGTGGGACGATGGCGCCGGAAGCGCTGCACTCCTCGAACTTGCGCGGTCGTTGTCGAAGGGTTCCTGGCGCCACACCATCGCCTTCGCTTTCTTCGACGGCGAAGAACGAGGCCTTCAGGGCTCCGCGGCCTACGTCGAGGAGCACATCAAGACGGAGGACATGGAGTTCATCGCCGACATCACGCTAGACCCTCCCGGCATCAACTACCCGTGCAAAGACCCGGACGGACAGTTCCTCCCGATCACCATCCTCAGGAGCAACAACACGACGGGCCCGAACCAGCTCATACAGGACCACGTGCGCTCGACTTTCAAGGAGCTCGGTTTCCCGGCATCGGCCTACGAGGAGTACGTCGTCAACATTTACGTGACCCGCGTCGAGGGCACGCCGGTCAATCGCGGCGGCACGTCGGATCATCGCAGTTTCGACCGCGCGGACATCGCCAACCTCTTCATCGGGGGTTCGGTCGGGAAGATCCTCGGGCCGGCGAAGGTCATGTCATATGGCCTTCACACGCCGATTGACACCCTTCAACAGATGGAGGCGCGTTGCATCGGGGGCGCCCCGGTCCTCAAGGAAGCGTTCCAGAACATCCTCGACCTGACTTTGAAGACCGTCGAGAAGATCGACGCGGACGGGTTGGGGCTAACGGGAACCGACGAGACGATGGCCTGA
- a CDS encoding DNA cytosine methyltransferase, with protein sequence MHSLIDVFSGSGGFSRGFAALRFTPTFAVEAFPPHAVAYATNFPGSRVEVLRVEEIRDWPKCDVLIGGPPCEPFTGANPNRSQDAAKRLNEDPVGRLVLEFARIAGIVKPRVFVMENVPGVAAGAAEKILRESFSAAGYGRIWINRLHAEEHGTPSRRTRVFISNIPISPRKVPVVVTVSEALAGLPPPDTGLSNHETTTVSPEKAEKIRRLRPGSSLVKYRGASGRGHSNWTRLYADQLAPPVMGKSRFVHPVEDRLLTVRENARLMGFPDEHVFSGGRDTQYEQAGEAVPPPLARAVASEVLAYLDATKG encoded by the coding sequence TTGCACTCCCTCATCGACGTGTTCTCAGGCTCCGGCGGCTTCAGTCGCGGCTTCGCGGCCCTCCGCTTCACGCCGACTTTCGCCGTTGAGGCTTTTCCACCGCACGCCGTCGCCTACGCGACGAATTTTCCGGGGTCGCGCGTCGAGGTACTTCGCGTCGAGGAGATCAGGGATTGGCCGAAGTGCGACGTTCTCATCGGAGGCCCGCCGTGCGAACCGTTCACGGGAGCGAACCCCAACAGGTCGCAAGATGCCGCGAAACGGCTCAACGAGGATCCCGTCGGGAGGCTTGTCCTCGAATTCGCCCGAATCGCCGGAATCGTGAAGCCGCGCGTTTTCGTGATGGAGAACGTTCCCGGTGTCGCGGCCGGCGCGGCGGAGAAGATCCTACGCGAGTCATTTTCCGCTGCGGGCTATGGGCGGATCTGGATCAACCGTTTGCACGCCGAGGAACATGGGACGCCATCGAGAAGGACGCGCGTCTTCATTTCGAACATACCGATCTCTCCACGAAAGGTCCCGGTGGTCGTCACGGTCTCGGAGGCCCTTGCAGGGCTGCCGCCGCCCGACACGGGTCTTTCGAACCACGAGACGACGACGGTGAGTCCTGAAAAGGCCGAAAAGATCCGGCGACTCCGGCCCGGTTCGTCGCTCGTCAAGTACAGAGGAGCAAGCGGCCGCGGCCACTCGAATTGGACTAGGCTCTACGCCGACCAATTAGCTCCGCCGGTCATGGGGAAGAGCCGCTTCGTCCACCCGGTGGAGGACCGACTCTTGACGGTTCGCGAGAATGCGCGTCTCATGGGCTTTCCCGACGAGCACGTTTTTTCAGGCGGGCGCGATACGCAGTACGAGCAGGCTGGGGAAGCGGTGCCGCCGCCGTTGGCCCGCGCCGTCGCATCGGAAGTCCTTGCGTACCTTGACGCGACCAAGGGATAA
- a CDS encoding 50S ribosomal protein L40e, with amino-acid sequence MGKFPEAEARLLRKKICMKCYARNPMRATRCRKCHAEQLRVKALEGRGA; translated from the coding sequence ATGGGCAAGTTTCCTGAGGCCGAAGCGCGGCTCCTTCGCAAGAAAATCTGCATGAAGTGCTACGCCAGGAACCCCATGAGAGCGACTCGCTGCCGAAAGTGCCACGCTGAACAACTAAGAGTGAAGGCGCTCGAAGGCCGCGGCGCATAG
- a CDS encoding DUF367 family protein yields the protein MPVPVFIYHVPEDNPRRNTARRLARFRLATLETNIKKVPRNGVLLSPMSPQAISKADYPMAMTGCLMALDCSWMQAEKDFEALPRALMARALPFLVAANPVNYGKPFRLSTAEALAGALWILGEEEQAAVLMSKFKWGEGFLKLNAEPLREYASAATSREVVEKQALFV from the coding sequence ATGCCAGTCCCGGTGTTCATCTACCACGTTCCCGAAGACAATCCGCGCCGCAACACCGCTCGCCGCCTCGCCCGCTTCCGCCTTGCGACCCTTGAGACGAACATCAAGAAAGTGCCGCGTAACGGTGTCCTCCTGTCGCCCATGTCGCCCCAGGCCATCTCGAAGGCCGATTACCCGATGGCAATGACGGGTTGCCTCATGGCCCTCGATTGTTCATGGATGCAGGCCGAGAAGGATTTCGAAGCACTCCCTCGGGCGCTCATGGCGCGGGCCCTGCCGTTCCTCGTCGCGGCGAACCCCGTGAACTATGGCAAACCGTTCCGGTTGTCGACGGCGGAGGCCTTGGCAGGTGCCTTGTGGATCCTTGGTGAAGAGGAACAGGCCGCGGTCCTCATGTCCAAGTTCAAGTGGGGCGAGGGTTTTCTGAAACTCAATGCGGAACCGTTGAGGGAATACGCCTCAGCCGCTACCAGCAGGGAAGTGGTGGAGAAGCAGGCTCTCTTCGTCTGA